Proteins encoded together in one Nyctibius grandis isolate bNycGra1 chromosome 1, bNycGra1.pri, whole genome shotgun sequence window:
- the PELI1 gene encoding E3 ubiquitin-protein ligase pellino homolog 1 isoform X1: MYRKSKWKCGYNLEVLGHGNNEKSVPQLLIRDLKFEKKSLAKLMFSPDQENHPSKAPVKYGELIVLGYNGSLPNGDRGRRKSRFALFKRPKANGVKPSTVHIACTPQAAKAISNKDQHSISYTLSRAQTVVVEYTHDSNTDMFQIGRSTESPIDFVVTDTVPGSQSNSDTQSVQSTISRFACRIICERNPPFTARIYAAGFDSSKNIFLGEKAAKWKTSDGQMDGLTTNGVLVMHPRNGFTEDSKPGVWREISVCGNVFSLRETRSAQQRGKMVENETNQLQDGSLIDLCGATLLWRTAEGLSRTPTVKHLEALRQEINAARPQCPVGFNTLAFPSMKRKDVVDEKQPWVYLNCGHVHGYHNWGNKEERDGKDRECPMCRSVGPYVPLWLGCEAGFYVDAGPPTHAFSPCGHVCSEKTTAYWSQIPLPHGTHTFHAACPFCAHQLAGEQGYIRLIFQGPLD; this comes from the exons ATGTATCGTAAATCCAAGTGGAAGTGCGGTTACAATCTCGAGGTTCTTGGACACG gaaataatgaaaaaagtgtGCCACAACTCTTGATCAGAGACCTGAAATTTGAGAAGAAGTCATTAGCTAAGCTCATGTTTTCTCCTGATCAAGAAAATCATCCATCAAAAGCACCAGTAAAATATGGTGAATTGATTGTATTAGG GTACAATGGGTCTCTCCCAAATGGAGatagaggaagaagaaaaagtaggtttgctttatttaaaaggcCCAAGGCAAATGGGGTGAAACCTAGCACAGTGCACATTGCCTGTACCCCTCAAGCAGCAAAG GCAATAAGTAATAAGGACCAACACAGCATATCTTACACTTTGTCTCGGGCCCAGACTGTAGTAGTTGAATATACACATGACAGCAACACTGATATGTTCCAG ATTGGTCGGTCAACGGAGAGTCCTATAGACTTTGTTGTGACAGATACAGTTCCTGGAAGTCAGAGTAATTCAGATACGCAGTCTGTGCAGAGCACTATATCGAGGTTTGCCTGCAGAATCATATGCGAACGTAACCCTCCTTTTACAGCAAGAATATATGCTGCAGGATTTGACTCCTcaaaaaacatctttcttggG GAGAAAGCTGCAAAGTGGAAGACATCAGATGGGCAAATGGATGGACTAACCACAAATGGAGTTCTTGTTATGCATCCGCGTAATGGATTTACAGAAGACTCCAAGCCAGGGGTGTGGAGAGAGATATCTGTGTGTGGGAACGTGTTCAGCCTTCGTGAAACCAGATCAgctcagcagaggggaaaaatg GTTGAGAATGAAACGAACCAGCTGCAAGATGGCTCTCTAATTGACCTCTGTGGAGCAACGCTGCTGTGGCGCACGGCGGAAGGGCTTTCACGCACTCCTACTGTCAAGCACCTGGAGGCACTAAGACAGGAAATAAATGCAGCAAGGCCCCAGTGTCCCGTGGGGTTTAACACCTTGGCATTTCCCAGCATGAAGAGAAAAGATGTAGTAGACGAAAAGCAGCCGTGGGTGTATCTGAACTGTGGCCACGTCCACGGCTATCACAATTGGGGGAACAAAGAGGAGAGAGACGGCAAGGATCGCGAGTGTCCCATGTGCCGCTCTGTCGGCCCCTATGTGCCTCTGTGGCTTGGATGTGAAGCGGGATTTTATGTGGATGCAGGACCTCCCACTCATGCGTTCAGCCCATGTGGACACGTGTGTTCAGAAAAGACAACTGCGTATTGGTCCCAAATTCCTCTTCCTCATGGTACTCACACTTTTCACGCAGCCTGTCCGTTCTGTGCGCATCAGCTGGCTGGTGAGCAAGGTTACATCAGACTCATTTTCCAAGGACCTCTTGACTAA
- the PELI1 gene encoding E3 ubiquitin-protein ligase pellino homolog 1 isoform X2, with product MFSPDQENHPSKAPVKYGELIVLGYNGSLPNGDRGRRKSRFALFKRPKANGVKPSTVHIACTPQAAKAISNKDQHSISYTLSRAQTVVVEYTHDSNTDMFQIGRSTESPIDFVVTDTVPGSQSNSDTQSVQSTISRFACRIICERNPPFTARIYAAGFDSSKNIFLGEKAAKWKTSDGQMDGLTTNGVLVMHPRNGFTEDSKPGVWREISVCGNVFSLRETRSAQQRGKMVENETNQLQDGSLIDLCGATLLWRTAEGLSRTPTVKHLEALRQEINAARPQCPVGFNTLAFPSMKRKDVVDEKQPWVYLNCGHVHGYHNWGNKEERDGKDRECPMCRSVGPYVPLWLGCEAGFYVDAGPPTHAFSPCGHVCSEKTTAYWSQIPLPHGTHTFHAACPFCAHQLAGEQGYIRLIFQGPLD from the exons ATGTTTTCTCCTGATCAAGAAAATCATCCATCAAAAGCACCAGTAAAATATGGTGAATTGATTGTATTAGG GTACAATGGGTCTCTCCCAAATGGAGatagaggaagaagaaaaagtaggtttgctttatttaaaaggcCCAAGGCAAATGGGGTGAAACCTAGCACAGTGCACATTGCCTGTACCCCTCAAGCAGCAAAG GCAATAAGTAATAAGGACCAACACAGCATATCTTACACTTTGTCTCGGGCCCAGACTGTAGTAGTTGAATATACACATGACAGCAACACTGATATGTTCCAG ATTGGTCGGTCAACGGAGAGTCCTATAGACTTTGTTGTGACAGATACAGTTCCTGGAAGTCAGAGTAATTCAGATACGCAGTCTGTGCAGAGCACTATATCGAGGTTTGCCTGCAGAATCATATGCGAACGTAACCCTCCTTTTACAGCAAGAATATATGCTGCAGGATTTGACTCCTcaaaaaacatctttcttggG GAGAAAGCTGCAAAGTGGAAGACATCAGATGGGCAAATGGATGGACTAACCACAAATGGAGTTCTTGTTATGCATCCGCGTAATGGATTTACAGAAGACTCCAAGCCAGGGGTGTGGAGAGAGATATCTGTGTGTGGGAACGTGTTCAGCCTTCGTGAAACCAGATCAgctcagcagaggggaaaaatg GTTGAGAATGAAACGAACCAGCTGCAAGATGGCTCTCTAATTGACCTCTGTGGAGCAACGCTGCTGTGGCGCACGGCGGAAGGGCTTTCACGCACTCCTACTGTCAAGCACCTGGAGGCACTAAGACAGGAAATAAATGCAGCAAGGCCCCAGTGTCCCGTGGGGTTTAACACCTTGGCATTTCCCAGCATGAAGAGAAAAGATGTAGTAGACGAAAAGCAGCCGTGGGTGTATCTGAACTGTGGCCACGTCCACGGCTATCACAATTGGGGGAACAAAGAGGAGAGAGACGGCAAGGATCGCGAGTGTCCCATGTGCCGCTCTGTCGGCCCCTATGTGCCTCTGTGGCTTGGATGTGAAGCGGGATTTTATGTGGATGCAGGACCTCCCACTCATGCGTTCAGCCCATGTGGACACGTGTGTTCAGAAAAGACAACTGCGTATTGGTCCCAAATTCCTCTTCCTCATGGTACTCACACTTTTCACGCAGCCTGTCCGTTCTGTGCGCATCAGCTGGCTGGTGAGCAAGGTTACATCAGACTCATTTTCCAAGGACCTCTTGACTAA